The Micromonospora sp. M71_S20 genome has a window encoding:
- a CDS encoding putative quinol monooxygenase, translating into MLIVAGSLYVDPDQRDAYLADCVEVVRQARSAPGCVDFAIGADLVEPGRINVYERWESEEQLLDFRGSGPAEEQAVAIRGAEVHRYLISGVEAP; encoded by the coding sequence GTGCTCATCGTCGCCGGCAGTCTCTACGTCGACCCGGACCAGCGGGACGCCTACCTGGCCGACTGCGTGGAGGTCGTCCGGCAGGCGCGGTCCGCGCCGGGTTGCGTCGACTTCGCGATCGGCGCGGACCTCGTCGAGCCCGGCCGGATCAACGTCTACGAGCGTTGGGAGTCCGAGGAGCAACTGCTCGACTTCCGGGGCTCCGGCCCCGCCGAGGAGCAGGCGGTGGCGATCCGCGGCGCGGAGGTGCACCGCTACCTCATCTCCGGGGTCGAGGCCCCCTGA
- a CDS encoding gluconokinase, with product MGEPLRPVVIGVDIGTTSAKAVAYDVAGAQLAHHSVGYPLDEPHPGYAEQDPRHIHAAVLESVRTVVAELDRPVAGLSFGTAMHSLIGLDADGHPLTPSVTWADSRASRQAERLRAVPSGLALHRRTGTPVHPMAPLPKLLWFAEQEPVLFGRVAYWVGIKDWVLLRLCDALVTDHSVASATGLMDLHQLSWDEEALGIAGITAEQLPELVPTTTVLPGLTAETAEATGLPRDTRVVVGAGDGPLANLGLGAVAPGVMACTIGTSGAMRVMVERPGVDPLGGVFCYALTEHRWVVGGAINNGGVVLEWTGEALAPELGEDAEEELLAQAARAPVGSGGLIMLPYLLSERAPHWSALPRGAYVGLTNGHRRAHLVRAALEGVCQQLALVLASVRAAGNEVREIRASGGFARSPLWRQMLADVLGVPVHFPATREGSGFGAALLGMEALGLIPSIEVAAHLVRIEETARPDPAAAATYAALLPLFAGLYDALIPTFTSLRRLAPGLPPTPAPAPPTR from the coding sequence GTGGGCGAGCCGCTCCGCCCCGTGGTGATCGGCGTCGACATCGGCACCACCAGCGCCAAGGCGGTCGCGTACGACGTGGCCGGTGCCCAGCTCGCCCACCACTCGGTCGGCTACCCGCTCGACGAGCCGCACCCCGGCTACGCGGAGCAGGACCCGCGGCACATCCACGCGGCGGTGCTGGAGTCGGTGCGCACGGTCGTGGCGGAGCTGGACCGGCCGGTCGCCGGGCTCTCCTTCGGCACGGCGATGCACAGCCTGATCGGCCTGGACGCGGACGGTCACCCGCTCACCCCGTCGGTCACCTGGGCCGACTCGCGGGCCAGCCGGCAGGCCGAGCGGCTGCGCGCGGTCCCGTCCGGGCTGGCGCTGCACCGCCGCACCGGCACCCCGGTCCATCCGATGGCGCCGCTGCCCAAGCTGCTCTGGTTCGCCGAGCAGGAGCCGGTGCTGTTCGGGCGGGTGGCGTACTGGGTGGGCATCAAGGACTGGGTGCTGCTGCGGCTGTGCGACGCGCTGGTGACCGACCACTCGGTCGCCTCCGCCACCGGGCTGATGGACCTGCACCAGCTCTCCTGGGACGAGGAGGCGCTCGGGATCGCCGGAATCACCGCCGAGCAGTTGCCGGAGCTGGTCCCCACCACCACCGTGCTGCCCGGCCTCACCGCCGAGACCGCCGAGGCCACCGGGCTGCCCCGGGACACAAGGGTGGTCGTCGGCGCCGGGGACGGCCCGCTGGCCAACCTCGGGCTCGGCGCGGTCGCCCCGGGCGTGATGGCCTGCACGATCGGCACCAGCGGCGCGATGCGCGTGATGGTGGAACGTCCCGGCGTCGACCCGCTCGGCGGGGTGTTCTGCTACGCGCTGACCGAGCACCGCTGGGTGGTCGGCGGGGCGATCAACAACGGCGGCGTCGTGCTGGAATGGACCGGCGAGGCGCTCGCCCCGGAGCTGGGCGAGGACGCCGAGGAGGAGTTGCTGGCGCAGGCCGCCCGGGCGCCGGTCGGCTCCGGCGGTCTGATCATGCTGCCGTACCTGCTCAGCGAGCGCGCCCCGCACTGGAGCGCGCTGCCGCGCGGCGCGTACGTGGGGCTGACCAACGGGCACCGCCGGGCGCACCTGGTGCGGGCCGCGCTGGAGGGCGTCTGCCAGCAGTTGGCGCTGGTGCTGGCCTCGGTGCGGGCCGCCGGCAACGAGGTCCGGGAGATCCGCGCCAGCGGCGGCTTCGCGCGCAGCCCACTGTGGCGGCAGATGCTGGCCGACGTGCTCGGCGTGCCGGTGCACTTCCCCGCCACGCGTGAGGGCTCCGGCTTCGGCGCGGCGCTGCTCGGCATGGAGGCGCTGGGGCTGATCCCCTCCATCGAGGTCGCCGCCCACCTGGTGCGCATCGAGGAGACGGCACGCCCGGATCCGGCCGCCGCCGCCACGTACGCCGCCCTGCTGCCGCTCTTCGCCGGGCTCTACGACGCGCTGATCCCCACGTTCACCTCGCTGCGCCGCCTCGCCCCGGGCCTGCCGCCGACACCGGCACCGGCACCACCGACGCGGTAG
- a CDS encoding MerR family transcriptional regulator has translation MAYTVGQVAKAAGVTVRTLHHYDEIGLLSPGGRSGAGYRRYGDADLERLQHIRYYRELGFPLEEIAAILDDPASDPAAHLRRQHELLTVRIRRLQEMVTAIEFAMEASRLNIGLTPQERFEVFGDFDPDAHAEEAERRWGGSEAYRESNRRVSRYTKDDWLRNRAENEDWGQRFAEVMSSGAPADSPAAMDLAEEHRQLISRWFYECSYEIHTGLADMYVADERFTAYFERIRPGMAAYLGEAIHANAITRA, from the coding sequence ATGGCATACACGGTGGGACAGGTGGCGAAGGCGGCCGGCGTGACCGTGCGGACGCTGCACCACTACGACGAGATCGGACTGCTCTCGCCCGGAGGGCGCAGCGGCGCGGGCTACCGGCGCTACGGCGACGCCGACCTGGAGCGGTTGCAGCACATCCGCTACTACCGGGAGCTGGGGTTCCCGCTGGAGGAGATCGCCGCGATCCTCGACGACCCGGCGAGTGACCCGGCGGCGCACCTGCGCCGCCAGCACGAGCTGCTGACCGTACGGATCAGGCGGCTCCAGGAGATGGTCACGGCGATCGAGTTCGCGATGGAGGCGAGCAGGTTGAACATCGGACTCACCCCGCAGGAGCGGTTCGAGGTCTTCGGCGACTTCGACCCGGACGCGCACGCCGAGGAGGCCGAGCGGCGCTGGGGCGGCAGCGAGGCGTACCGGGAGTCGAACCGGCGCGTGTCGCGCTACACGAAGGACGACTGGCTACGGAACAGGGCGGAGAACGAGGACTGGGGGCAGCGGTTCGCCGAGGTGATGTCCTCCGGCGCGCCGGCCGACAGCCCGGCGGCGATGGACCTGGCCGAGGAGCACCGGCAGCTGATCAGCCGCTGGTTCTACGAGTGCTCGTACGAGATCCACACCGGACTGGCCGACATGTACGTGGCGGACGAGCGGTTCACCGCGTACTTCGAGAGGATCAGGCCGGGGATGGCCGCGTACCTGGGCGAGGCCATCCACGCCAACGCCATCACCCGCGCCTGA
- a CDS encoding SRPBCC family protein, with translation MSEPMKLPVRLAAPVATVRRALTDPAELRLWLAEHAEVELPRRYEFWGRYTPEGDAPHQRLLHADDDTLRFTWLLDGVETTAEFALRAEGPDTTVLTLTQSHFDFAEAMSGSTIRGVLQTFWSLSIANLAAHLEGQPLLPKVDFTSAELRGELLIDAPTAKVFESLTDSEQASAWFGYPVGIEPWVGGRYAMGGFEHGYAAKVVDLEPGRKLSVDWGPTGVSTWELAESQGKTKLTFVQSGFDEQNPPYGAWAGSLSGLFELRRFHEMADWQPIWLPAEVPGLEPAPAKATS, from the coding sequence GTGAGTGAACCGATGAAGCTGCCCGTCCGCCTCGCCGCGCCCGTCGCGACCGTCCGCCGCGCCCTGACCGACCCGGCCGAGCTGCGCCTCTGGCTCGCCGAGCACGCCGAGGTCGAGCTGCCGCGACGGTACGAGTTCTGGGGCCGGTACACCCCGGAGGGCGACGCGCCGCACCAGCGGTTGTTGCACGCCGACGACGACACGCTGCGCTTCACCTGGCTGCTCGACGGCGTCGAGACCACCGCCGAGTTCGCCCTGCGCGCGGAGGGCCCCGACACCACCGTGCTGACCCTGACCCAGAGCCACTTCGACTTCGCCGAGGCGATGAGCGGCAGCACCATCCGGGGCGTGCTCCAGACCTTCTGGAGCCTGTCGATCGCCAACCTGGCCGCCCACCTGGAAGGGCAACCGCTGCTGCCGAAGGTCGACTTCACCTCCGCCGAGCTGCGCGGCGAGCTGCTGATCGACGCGCCGACGGCGAAGGTGTTCGAGTCGCTGACCGACTCCGAGCAGGCCAGCGCCTGGTTCGGCTACCCGGTCGGCATCGAGCCGTGGGTCGGTGGCCGCTACGCCATGGGCGGCTTCGAGCACGGCTACGCGGCCAAGGTCGTCGACCTGGAGCCCGGCCGGAAGCTGTCGGTGGACTGGGGGCCGACCGGCGTCAGCACCTGGGAGCTGGCCGAGTCGCAGGGGAAGACGAAGCTGACCTTCGTGCAGTCCGGCTTCGACGAGCAGAACCCCCCGTACGGGGCCTGGGCCGGGTCGCTCTCGGGGCTGTTCGAGCTGCGCCGCTTCCACGAGATGGCGGACTGGCAGCCGATCTGGCTCCCCGCGGAGGTGCCGGGCCTGGAACCCGCGCCCGCGAAGGCGACGAGCTGA
- a CDS encoding class I SAM-dependent methyltransferase, translating to MSLTDRDQGAASAPASPPAGSRRPGPTVADVVRALTTGALPVRVTGYDGSAVGPADAGITLSIRSERGLTYLLTAPGDLGMARAYVGGDLALQGVHPGDPYEALRVLKDELRLRTPSLAEGLALVRGLGWERLMPPPPPPQEALPRWKRLVNGLRHSRTRDSTAISHHYDVSNAFYEKVLGPSMTYTCAVFRSPDDTLEQAQAAKYDLVAQKLALKAGMRLLDVGCGWGGMVRHAAREYGVKALGVTLSRAQAEWARAAIEREGLTGLAEVRHLDYRDAPREQFDAVSSIGLTEHIGVRNYPAYFGALSDRLRPDGRLLNHCITRADNRAPHRSGAFIDRYVFPDGELAGPGRVVGEIHDVGLEVQHEENLRLHYALTLAAWCRNLVTHWDFCVSEVGPGTARVWGLYMAGSRLAFERNGIQLHQVLATRNGPEGASGYPLRPDWLP from the coding sequence ATGAGCCTGACCGATCGAGACCAGGGGGCGGCGAGCGCTCCCGCCAGCCCGCCGGCGGGGAGCCGGCGCCCGGGTCCGACCGTGGCGGACGTCGTCCGCGCGTTGACCACCGGTGCCCTGCCGGTGCGGGTCACCGGGTACGACGGCAGCGCGGTGGGCCCGGCCGACGCCGGGATCACCCTGTCGATCCGTTCCGAGCGAGGCCTGACGTACCTGCTCACCGCCCCGGGCGACCTGGGCATGGCCCGGGCGTACGTCGGCGGCGACCTGGCGTTGCAGGGGGTGCACCCCGGCGACCCGTACGAGGCGTTGCGGGTGCTCAAGGACGAGCTGCGGCTGCGTACGCCGTCGCTGGCCGAGGGGCTGGCCCTCGTGCGCGGGCTGGGCTGGGAGCGGCTGATGCCGCCGCCGCCCCCGCCGCAGGAGGCGCTGCCGCGCTGGAAGCGCCTGGTGAACGGGCTGCGGCACTCCCGCACCCGGGACAGCACCGCGATCTCCCACCACTACGACGTCTCGAACGCCTTCTACGAGAAGGTGCTCGGCCCGTCGATGACGTACACCTGCGCGGTCTTCCGCTCGCCCGACGACACGCTGGAGCAGGCGCAGGCGGCCAAGTACGACCTGGTGGCGCAGAAGCTGGCGCTCAAGGCGGGGATGCGGCTGCTCGACGTGGGCTGCGGGTGGGGCGGCATGGTCCGGCACGCGGCCCGCGAGTACGGCGTGAAGGCGCTGGGGGTGACCCTGTCCCGGGCGCAGGCCGAGTGGGCCCGGGCGGCGATCGAGCGGGAGGGGCTGACCGGCCTGGCCGAGGTGCGCCACCTCGACTACCGGGACGCGCCGCGCGAGCAGTTCGACGCGGTCTCCTCGATCGGCCTGACCGAGCACATCGGGGTGCGCAACTACCCGGCTTATTTCGGCGCCCTGTCGGACCGGCTGCGGCCGGACGGTCGGCTGCTCAACCACTGCATCACGCGGGCCGACAACCGCGCGCCGCACCGCTCGGGCGCGTTCATCGACCGCTACGTCTTCCCCGACGGGGAGCTGGCCGGCCCGGGGCGCGTGGTCGGCGAGATCCACGACGTCGGGCTGGAGGTGCAGCACGAGGAGAACCTGCGGCTGCACTACGCGCTGACCCTGGCCGCCTGGTGCCGCAACCTCGTGACGCACTGGGACTTCTGCGTCTCGGAGGTGGGGCCGGGCACGGCCCGGGTGTGGGGTCTCTACATGGCCGGGTCCCGGTTGGCGTTCGAGCGCAACGGCATCCAGCTGCACCAGGTGCTGGCCACCCGAAACGGCCCGGAGGGGGCGAGCGGCTACCCACTGCGCCCCGACTGGCTGCCCTGA
- a CDS encoding tachylectin-related carbohydrate-binding protein: protein MSSRRVRRWIAALLGATLAAGLLGGGSASAIAAADPVPDGSYLFNAKITFGEVRACSGALIDPNWIVTAKSCFADGTDPTVAGAPARATTALVGRTDLTATSGVHRRVTHVVPHPGRNLALARLSAPATGVPTVALATTAPTAAETLRVTGYGRTATEWVPNRLHQGFFTVQDVTGGSVGLVGASAGATLCKGDAGGPAFREDAGTVELAAIAATSWQKGCLGETETRDGATATRVDDLGPWVREQLADVQIFGVLASGQLTYSVIDSATGDLRANRQSTATLGFTPKAMATLNENTILISDTGGTLYRVDVTGHDPLTFTTTSIAAGWSPYDRLAYDGYGSLYYINGSTNHLYRRTITSAKPTGADLTRATAVSTGFGQKTITSPAPGRILGTVSDGRLLSYRVYGDGPGGWTVSTLATTGWAAPTHLVSPGGGFYYARNSAGRLDRYRDANPVDGSGTDIQSFPTDPVSASGWNQVLLSARPWAGLVSVFGAKPDGRLSYTALDPVTGAKKVSTVSAQTLGFTPKAMATLNSDTIVMTGTNAHLYRVDVTSHEPLAFTVSAPIATSGWTHDRLVHDGNGGLFGTANGFLRRYKVTKAKPGPGDFPSWPVYDNNGDPATGFSLPTLGATGKNRLVATAGSILVAYDVDANDVWHRQDLVTTGWSNMTSLFSPGGGHYYRRDANGVVTGYLDASPFNGSGTDVTAYAPTGPASTGWDPILSAVPYDAWPDSTRRW from the coding sequence TTGTCATCTCGTCGCGTACGCCGGTGGATCGCCGCCCTGCTGGGCGCCACCCTCGCGGCCGGACTGTTGGGCGGGGGCTCCGCCTCGGCCATCGCCGCCGCCGATCCGGTCCCGGACGGCAGCTACCTCTTCAACGCCAAGATCACCTTCGGTGAGGTCCGGGCCTGCTCCGGCGCGCTCATCGACCCGAACTGGATCGTGACGGCGAAGTCCTGCTTCGCCGACGGCACCGATCCGACCGTCGCCGGCGCGCCCGCCCGGGCGACCACCGCGCTCGTCGGCCGCACGGACCTCACGGCCACGTCCGGAGTGCACCGCCGCGTCACCCACGTCGTGCCCCACCCGGGCCGCAACCTCGCACTGGCGCGGCTCTCCGCCCCGGCCACCGGCGTGCCCACGGTCGCGCTCGCCACCACCGCGCCGACCGCCGCCGAGACCCTACGGGTCACCGGCTACGGCCGCACCGCCACGGAGTGGGTGCCCAACCGGCTGCACCAGGGATTTTTCACCGTCCAGGACGTGACCGGCGGATCCGTCGGGCTGGTCGGCGCGTCGGCCGGCGCCACCCTCTGCAAGGGCGACGCCGGCGGCCCGGCGTTCCGCGAGGACGCCGGCACCGTCGAGTTGGCCGCCATCGCTGCCACGTCCTGGCAGAAGGGGTGCCTGGGCGAGACCGAGACCCGCGACGGCGCCACCGCCACCCGCGTGGACGACCTCGGCCCCTGGGTCCGTGAGCAGCTCGCCGACGTGCAGATCTTCGGTGTCCTCGCCAGCGGTCAGCTCACCTACAGCGTCATCGACTCCGCCACCGGCGACCTGCGGGCCAACCGGCAGTCGACCGCGACCCTCGGCTTCACGCCCAAGGCGATGGCGACGCTGAACGAGAACACGATCCTGATCAGCGACACCGGCGGCACCCTGTACCGGGTGGACGTCACCGGACACGACCCGCTGACCTTCACCACGACGAGCATCGCCGCCGGGTGGTCGCCGTACGACCGGCTGGCCTACGACGGCTACGGCTCCCTCTACTACATCAACGGGAGCACCAACCACCTCTACCGGCGCACGATCACCAGCGCCAAGCCGACCGGCGCGGATCTCACCCGGGCGACGGCGGTCTCCACCGGCTTCGGTCAGAAGACCATCACCTCGCCGGCCCCCGGACGGATCCTCGGCACGGTCTCCGACGGCCGGCTGCTCTCCTACCGCGTCTACGGAGACGGCCCGGGTGGGTGGACCGTCAGCACGCTGGCCACCACGGGCTGGGCTGCCCCGACGCACCTCGTCTCGCCCGGCGGCGGCTTCTACTACGCCCGCAACTCCGCCGGCCGGCTGGACCGCTACCGCGACGCGAACCCCGTCGACGGCAGCGGCACCGATATCCAGAGCTTCCCCACCGACCCGGTCAGTGCCTCCGGCTGGAACCAGGTGCTGCTCTCCGCCCGTCCCTGGGCCGGGCTCGTCTCGGTCTTCGGCGCCAAGCCCGACGGCCGCCTGTCGTACACCGCGCTCGATCCGGTGACCGGGGCGAAGAAGGTCAGCACCGTCTCGGCGCAGACCCTCGGCTTCACCCCGAAGGCGATGGCCACCCTCAATTCGGACACCATCGTGATGACCGGCACCAACGCACACCTCTACCGGGTGGACGTCACCAGCCACGAGCCGCTGGCCTTCACCGTGTCGGCGCCGATCGCCACCAGCGGGTGGACCCACGACCGGCTGGTCCACGACGGCAACGGCGGCCTCTTCGGCACGGCCAACGGCTTCCTGCGCCGCTACAAGGTGACCAAGGCCAAGCCGGGGCCGGGCGACTTCCCCAGCTGGCCGGTGTACGACAACAACGGCGATCCGGCCACCGGGTTCAGCCTGCCCACGCTGGGCGCCACCGGCAAGAACCGGCTCGTCGCCACGGCCGGCAGCATCCTGGTGGCGTACGACGTCGACGCCAACGACGTGTGGCACCGGCAGGACCTGGTAACCACCGGCTGGAGCAACATGACCTCGCTCTTCTCCCCCGGCGGAGGCCACTACTACCGGCGGGACGCCAACGGCGTGGTCACCGGCTACCTGGACGCCAGCCCGTTCAACGGCAGCGGCACCGACGTGACCGCCTACGCGCCGACGGGCCCCGCCAGCACCGGGTGGGACCCGATCCTGTCGGCCGTGCCCTACGATGCGTGGCCGGACAGCACCCGCCGTTGGTGA
- a CDS encoding acylase, translating to MRPRPLCALVTALATVATTAVAGVPPAAARHRDGGYSAEIRRASYGVPHITARTFASLGFGVGHVQAEDNICVIAEKVVTVNAERSRYFGAASPTDANVRSDLFHRKAIDDGTAERLLHGPRDGVHSPSDEVRDQIRGFVAGYNSYLRRTGAANLTDPACRGKPWVRPLTELDMWRASWASMVRAGSRAVLDGIVAAAPPTATGPAAALDAPGAAAVLAARDGAPAGVGSNAYGLGARATTHGGGMVLANPHFPWEGAERFYRMHLKVPGRYDVEGAALVGDPIIEIGHNRTLAWSHTVSTARRFVWHRLALVPGDPTSYYVDGRARKMTTRTVTVQAPAPGGGTVPVSRTFHDTHFGPVVVVPGTFDWTTTAAYAITDVNATNNRAFDGWLQMGRAKTVRELKQVLDRHQFLPWVNVIAADARGEALYADHSVVPRVTDELAAACTPAPFQPLYASSGQAVLDGSRSACALGRDRDAAVPGILGPANLPIRFRADYVTNSNDSHWLANPEAPLEGYPRIIGNERTERSLRTRLGVEQVRERLAGTDGLPGRGYTTSRLWQTVFGNRAYGGELLRDDLVALCAAHPTATASDGTTVDLRGACAALKGWDLRVDLDSRGAHLFTEFALSGGIRFADAFDAADPVRTPSRLNTADPRVLTALADAVRKLAGIPLDARLGDIQTEPRGDRRIPIHGGRAEAGVFNMIVSPLVPGVGYPKVVHGSSFVMAVELGRDGPSGRQILTYSQSANPNSPWYGDQTRLYSGKGWDTIKYTEAQIKADPNLRTYWVGEGRRH from the coding sequence ATGAGGCCAAGGCCGCTCTGCGCACTGGTCACCGCCCTCGCCACGGTCGCCACCACCGCGGTCGCCGGCGTTCCGCCGGCCGCCGCACGGCACCGTGACGGCGGCTACTCGGCGGAGATCCGCCGGGCGTCGTACGGCGTCCCGCACATCACCGCCCGCACCTTCGCCAGCCTGGGCTTCGGCGTCGGCCACGTCCAGGCCGAGGACAACATCTGCGTCATCGCGGAGAAGGTCGTCACGGTCAACGCCGAGCGGTCCCGTTACTTCGGAGCGGCGAGCCCCACGGACGCGAACGTCCGCAGCGACCTGTTCCACCGCAAGGCGATCGACGACGGCACGGCGGAGCGGCTGCTGCACGGGCCCCGCGACGGCGTGCACTCCCCGTCCGACGAGGTCCGGGACCAGATCCGCGGCTTCGTCGCCGGCTACAACAGCTATCTGCGCCGCACCGGCGCGGCGAACCTCACCGACCCGGCCTGCCGGGGCAAGCCGTGGGTGCGTCCGCTGACCGAACTGGACATGTGGCGCGCGAGCTGGGCCAGCATGGTCCGGGCCGGCTCGCGGGCGGTGCTCGACGGGATCGTCGCCGCCGCCCCGCCCACGGCCACCGGCCCGGCCGCCGCCCTCGACGCGCCGGGCGCCGCGGCGGTCCTCGCCGCCCGCGACGGCGCGCCCGCCGGCGTCGGCAGCAACGCGTACGGGCTGGGCGCGCGGGCCACCACGCACGGCGGCGGGATGGTGCTGGCCAACCCGCACTTCCCGTGGGAGGGCGCGGAGCGCTTCTACCGGATGCACCTGAAGGTCCCGGGCCGCTACGACGTGGAGGGCGCGGCGCTGGTCGGCGACCCGATCATCGAGATCGGGCACAACCGCACGCTCGCCTGGAGCCACACCGTCTCCACCGCCCGGCGCTTCGTCTGGCACCGGCTCGCGCTGGTCCCCGGCGACCCCACCTCGTACTACGTGGACGGCCGGGCCCGCAAGATGACCACCCGCACGGTCACCGTCCAGGCGCCCGCCCCGGGTGGCGGCACCGTGCCCGTCAGCCGCACCTTCCACGACACCCACTTCGGTCCGGTGGTCGTCGTCCCCGGCACCTTCGACTGGACCACCACCGCCGCGTACGCGATCACCGACGTCAACGCGACAAACAACCGGGCCTTCGACGGCTGGCTCCAGATGGGCCGGGCGAAGACGGTCCGCGAGCTGAAGCAGGTCCTCGACCGGCACCAGTTCCTGCCCTGGGTGAACGTGATCGCCGCCGACGCCCGTGGCGAGGCGCTCTACGCCGACCACTCGGTGGTGCCCCGGGTCACCGACGAGCTGGCCGCCGCCTGCACCCCCGCGCCGTTCCAGCCGCTCTACGCCTCCAGCGGCCAGGCCGTCCTCGACGGCTCCCGGTCGGCCTGCGCGCTGGGCCGCGATCGCGACGCGGCGGTGCCCGGCATCCTCGGCCCGGCCAACCTGCCGATCCGGTTCCGCGCCGACTACGTGACCAACTCCAACGACAGCCACTGGCTGGCCAACCCGGAGGCGCCGCTGGAGGGCTACCCGCGCATCATCGGCAACGAGCGCACCGAGCGCAGCCTGCGTACCCGGCTGGGCGTGGAGCAGGTGCGGGAGCGCCTCGCCGGCACCGACGGGCTGCCCGGGCGCGGCTACACCACGTCCCGGCTCTGGCAGACGGTCTTCGGCAACCGCGCGTACGGCGGCGAACTGCTCCGCGACGACCTGGTGGCGCTGTGCGCCGCGCATCCCACCGCGACCGCCTCGGACGGCACCACGGTCGACCTGCGCGGGGCGTGCGCGGCCCTGAAGGGCTGGGACCTGCGCGTCGACCTGGACAGCCGGGGCGCGCACCTGTTCACGGAGTTCGCCCTGTCGGGCGGCATCCGGTTCGCCGACGCGTTCGACGCCGCCGACCCGGTGCGCACCCCGAGCCGGCTGAACACCGCCGACCCGCGCGTGCTCACCGCGCTCGCCGACGCGGTCCGCAAGCTCGCCGGCATCCCGCTCGACGCGCGACTGGGCGACATCCAGACCGAGCCGCGCGGCGACCGGCGCATCCCGATCCACGGCGGACGCGCCGAGGCCGGCGTGTTCAACATGATCGTCAGTCCGTTGGTGCCCGGCGTCGGCTACCCGAAGGTGGTGCACGGCTCGTCCTTCGTGATGGCCGTCGAGCTGGGCCGCGACGGCCCCTCGGGGCGGCAGATCCTCACCTACTCCCAGTCGGCCAACCCGAACTCACCCTGGTACGGCGACCAGACCCGGCTCTACTCGGGCAAGGGCTGGGACACCATCAAGTACACGGAGGCGCAGATCAAGGCCGACCCGAACCTGCGCACCTACTGGGTGGGAGAGGGCCGCCGCCACTGA
- a CDS encoding zinc-ribbon domain-containing protein, with protein sequence MFFIFGLRTKVSQSGVVQQVCRNCHNHAAQVITRRSTKFSLFFVPIIPIRTRYVQQCTFCGAQYEISRSEAERLPVG encoded by the coding sequence ATGTTCTTCATCTTCGGGCTCCGGACCAAGGTCAGCCAGTCCGGCGTGGTGCAGCAGGTCTGCCGCAACTGCCACAACCACGCCGCGCAGGTGATCACGCGCCGATCGACGAAGTTCAGCCTGTTCTTCGTGCCGATCATCCCGATCCGCACCCGCTACGTGCAGCAGTGCACCTTCTGCGGCGCCCAGTACGAGATCTCCCGGTCCGAGGCCGAGCGCCTCCCCGTCGGCTGA
- a CDS encoding helix-turn-helix domain-containing protein, with protein MRDVLYLEQIEQAEVLLKPQRVEVLRQLAEPRTCTEVATRLEQTPQRVYYHVKQLVAAGLVELVNERKVRGITEGIYQAAARSYWLSPRLVGRIGLRRARDELSLGYLLDLMEEVQEDIAGLDRAAPELPSIGVAGEIRVPVEQRQQFLHDLQTALQDLFTRYGGAEGDAFKLAVACYPKGKERE; from the coding sequence ATGAGAGACGTCCTGTACCTGGAACAGATCGAGCAGGCCGAGGTCCTGCTCAAGCCGCAGCGCGTCGAGGTGCTGCGGCAACTGGCCGAGCCCCGCACCTGCACCGAGGTCGCCACCCGGCTGGAGCAGACGCCGCAGCGCGTCTACTACCACGTCAAGCAGCTCGTCGCCGCCGGCCTGGTCGAGCTGGTCAACGAACGCAAGGTCCGGGGCATCACGGAGGGCATCTACCAGGCCGCCGCCCGCTCCTACTGGCTGTCCCCCCGACTGGTCGGGCGGATCGGCCTGCGCCGCGCCCGCGACGAGCTGAGCCTCGGCTACCTGCTGGACCTGATGGAGGAGGTCCAGGAGGACATCGCCGGGCTGGACCGCGCCGCTCCCGAGCTCCCCTCGATCGGGGTCGCCGGCGAGATCCGGGTGCCGGTGGAACAACGCCAGCAGTTCCTGCACGACCTGCAGACCGCTCTGCAGGACCTGTTCACGCGCTACGGGGGCGCCGAGGGCGACGCCTTCAAGCTCGCCGTGGCCTGCTATCCGAAGGGGAAAGAACGTGAGTGA